In Carya illinoinensis cultivar Pawnee chromosome 9, C.illinoinensisPawnee_v1, whole genome shotgun sequence, the following are encoded in one genomic region:
- the LOC122277367 gene encoding probable F-box protein At4g22030, with product MAILQAPRSTWYSLGSSSTRRCTRINITATINLPRNQVSPHDLSIPKIIASRVLVEEFEMRTGHTTLPTPGSEKNYDHDSIINLDNSKRRSPNNPPDAMVIAKLYAIMDSVADRVEMHKNIGAQRDNWNLLLLTSINGITLTAATLAGLAATINASGPPLLALKISSTILYLAATGMLAVMNKIQPSQLAEEQRNSARLFKQLHQEIQTTLAVRDPTATDVSDAMEKVLALDRAYPLPLLGAMLEKFPKAVEPTLWWPPKRQRQVGKLGEETDGNGWDGKLEGEMREIARILKRKDVAEYLKLSKKALKVSGILAISGPLLTAVGALGSAFVGTIHGTPAVMFAVIGGALASVVNTMEHGGQVGMVFEMYRSTAGLFRLTQETIESNINERDVEGRENGEVLKLKVALQLGRSLTELENLAAASSRNYKQAVDQDLASKLFWQIIY from the coding sequence ATGGCCATCCTTCAAGCTCCAAGATCCACGTGGTACTCTTTGGGTTCATCTTCGACCAGGCGTTGTACAAGAATTAATATTACAGCCACAATCAATTTGCCAAGAAACCAGGTAAGTCCTCATGATCTATCGATCCCCAAGATCATCGCGAGTAGAGTTTTGGTTGAGGAATTTGAAATGAGGACTGGTCACACGACTCTACCCACCCCTGGTTCGGAGAAGAATTACGATCATGACTCCATTATCAATCTAGACAACTCCAAAAGGCGCAGCCCAAATAATCCTCCTGATGCCATGGTGATTGCCAAGCTCTATGCAATCATGGATTCTGTTGCCGATAGAGTGGAGATGCATAAGAATATCGGGGCACAGCGCGACAACTGGAACCTCCTCCTTCTAACATCCATTAATGGAATCACTCTAACTGCTGCAACCTTGGCTGGACTCGCAGCCACCATTAATGCAAGTGGTCCTCCTCTTCTGGCGCTGAAGATATCTTCTACCATATTGTATTTAGCAGCCACTGGCATGTTGGCGGTGATGAACAAGATCCAGCCATCCCAACTAGCTGAAGAACAGCGCAACTCTGCGAGGTTATTTAAGCAGCTTCATCAAGAGATTCAAACGACTTTAGCTGTCCGCGATCCTACCGCCACAGACGTGAGTGACGCAATGGAGAAAGTCTTGGCTTTGGATAGGGCGTACCCACTTCCATTACTAGGGGCAATGCTTGAGAAATTTCCAAAAGCTGTGGAACCTACATTGTGGTGGCCGCCAAAAAGGCAAAGACAAGTAGGGAAGCTTGGTGAAGAAACAGATGGAAATGGATGGGATGGAAAGTTGGAAggggaaatgagagagatagCAAGGATTTTGAAGAGGAAGGATGTTGCTGAGTACTTGAAATTGAGTAAAAAAGCCCTAAAAGTAAGTGGCATCTTAGCAATATCTGGGCCCTTACTGACAGCAGTTGGAGCTTTGGGGTCTGCATTTGTGGGCACTATTCATGGGACACCTGCGGTGATGTTTGCAGTGATTGGAGGAGCCTTGGCAAGCGTGGTAAACACAATGGAGCATGGTGGGCAAGTAGGGATGGTGTTTGAAATGTACAGGAGCACTGCTGGTTTGTTTAGGCTAACACAAGAGACAATCGAGTCGAATATTAACGAGAGAGATGTTGAGGGAAGAGAGAATGGGGAAGTTCTCAAGCTGAAGGTGGCTTTACAGCTGGGCAGGAGTCTAACAGAACTCGAGAATCTGGCAGCTGCATCATCAAGAAATTATAAGCAAGCCGTTGATCAAGATCTTGCGAGCAAGCTCTTCTGGCAGATCATTTACTAG